In Saccharomyces cerevisiae S288C chromosome XV, complete sequence, the following proteins share a genomic window:
- the NGL1 gene encoding RNA exonuclease (Putative endonuclease; has a domain similar to a magnesium-dependent endonuclease motif in mRNA deadenylase Ccr4p; the authentic, non-tagged protein is detected in highly purified mitochondria in high-throughput studies), which produces MFTRRFIPVVQSTKQNIGKYVRKDARFTLLTYNMLSPSYMWPQVYTYVAEPYKNWSYRHRLLEKELLNTFKADIMCLQEMTARDYEDYWHDSIGVDVNYGSKFISKTPPKYWKKPVKDMDGVSIFYNLAKFDFISSSGIYLNQLLNVFNQRELKYLYNKKVTLTDGASNVIGEDSLLDVLKGKNQVCLFVSLRHKETGTIFVVLNTHLYWKYDEVKLTQCMIIMRELSKIIKQLLPGDVKGQERVKILFTGDLNSTRDSLVVNFLQGQIVSHGDLNLINPMRPYLDRCVYDDIPKDYFVHTCYSGKLKGIFDYVWYHDSDFLLTKILTGNEVSDELLASNQLGLPNENHPSDHIPLLTEFKIL; this is translated from the coding sequence ATGTTTACTCGAAGGTTTATTCCAGTTGTTCAGTCAACTAAGCAAAACATCGGTAAATATGTGCGAAAAGATGCTAGGTTCACTTTATTAACATACAACATGCTCTCACCGTCATATATGTGGCCACAGGTATACACATACGTTGCAGAGCCATACAAAAACTGGAGTTATAGGCACAGACTGCTGGAGAAAGAACTTTTGAATACTTTCAAGGCTGATATTATGTGTCTCCAAGAAATGACCGCAAGAGATTATGAAGATTATTGGCACGATTCCATAGGGGTAGATGTCAATTATGGGTCCAAATTCATTTCCAAGACACCCCCAAAGTATTGGAAAAAACCGGTTAAAGATATGGACGGTGTATCTATTTTCTATAATCTTGCAAAATTTGACTTTATATCGTCATCAGGGATCTACTTAAACCAGCTACTGAATGTTTTCAATCAAAGGGAACTGAAATACTTATACAATAAGAAGGTAACATTAACCGATGGTGCTTCCAATGTTATTGGTGAAGACAGCTTATTGGATGTTTTAAAAGGCAAGAATCAGGTATGCTTATTCGTATCTCTAAGACATAAGGAGACGGGTACTATTTTTGTCGTTTTAAATACTCATTTGTATTGGAAATATGACGAAGTTAAGCTAACACAATGCATGATTATAATGAGAGAGTTATCAAAGATCATTAAGCAGCTCCTACCGGGAGATGTAAAAGGCCAAGAAAGGGTGAAGATTTTATTCACTGGTGATCTAAATTCTACAAGAGATTCGCTAGTTGTTAATTTTCTGCAAGGTCAGATAGTTAGCCATGGAGACCTTAATCTTATTAACCCAATGAGGCCGTATTTGGATCGTTGTGTCTATGACGATATACCAAAGGATTATTTTGTACATACGTGCTATTCAGGAAAATTGAAGGGCATCTTTGATTACGTATGGTACCATGATTCAGATTTTTTACTAACTAAGATCCTAACCGGTAATGAAGTATCAGACGAATTGCTAGCGTCTAATCAGTTGGGTTTACCCAATGAAAACCATCCTAGTGATCATATACCTCTACTAACAGAATTCAAAATACTGTGA